TGTTTCAGCAAGCTGAACTTCGCGGACGCCGTCCGGGTGTTCTGCATGTTCAACGACGTGAAACTCTCAGAGGACCGGCTGTCGGACGGGTACATCGTCATCTTCGACATGAAGGGCTGCAGTCTTGGCCACCTTACCAGGGTCACGTTGCCAGCGTTGCGAGCCTTCATGGTTTACATTCAGGTTCGTTTCAGCAGTAAATATATCTATAGTaactttaatatcaaaatagtcAAGCTCTGAGAGAACCAACTGTCTGAAGGGTACATCGTCATCTTCGACATGACATGAAAGGCTGCAGTCTTAGCCACCTTACCAGGGTCACGTTGCCGGCGTTGCGAGCCTTCATGGTTTACATTCAGGTTTGTTCCATTTGTGTTCTGGTGTAACTAGGATGTTTGAAATGTGAAGCTCTCTGAGGACTGACTGTCTGACTGTACTGTAATCTGATGTATACTCCGGTAAATCAATGATATGATGATTCAAATGCGATCGATCGATTGATCCCTTTacttatttctttcaaatttattattattcaggTAAGTTGCCTTTACCAGATTAGGTATACAAAgtacaatctgggtgaattgATCTCTGCATGCTGCTTAAAAGCAAGgtttagggtcagttgcaccaaccaTAGTTAACAGACACTTTAACGTCACtcagcagaagtctatggaaatttccataaaaaaaaaaattgcgaacgctaaattcggtaacagacggtttggtgcaaccaaCCCTTAAGCtatttgtgttaatattttttcaagttcatctgtaacttttttctaaTAATACATTATCTCTTTCCAGACCGCGCACCCGTGTCGTCTGAAAAAGATCCACGTGGTGCACACAGTCTCGTTCATCAACCAGGTGATGTGTCTGGTGAAGCCTCTCATCCACTCCAACCTGCTCAACCTCCTCAACTTCTGCTCCGAAGGCCCCGCTGCCGTCGTGGACAAGGAACTCCTACCAGAAGACTATGGCGGCCCCCTCCCTCCCGTGAAAGACTTCCACGCCGAACAACGCAAGAACATGGAGGAAACTTACAGAGACTGGCTCATCGAAACCGAGATGTTCAAGGTTGATGAGAAGAAGAGAATCAAGAAGCCTAGTAAAGGATTGTTCGCTAGCTTGACCAGTAGTTTCAAAAGCTTAGACATCGACTGATGCTCTGTATATTTCTTTAGGGACCTGACCTATTAAATCCTTTATGGCGCTGACTTGCCTTTTACACTCTTTAAGTCTTCCGGTACACTGTATTCTCAAATTATTTACGACACAAGCATTCAAAATGCTTTCTAGATCTGTCGTAGTTTTTACAACTTAACAAGAAAATGTTACCAGTTACTGTACCTAGAAATATCTTGTTGGCATAATTTAGAATCAAGGTAATTTTAAACTAACCAAAACAAAACCTGAATACctatattattttcttattatctTATTTATCAAATGCAAAGTTTAATAGAGTTGACCGTTTACCGAACGAGTGTCTAAGTTTTTTGGgccattatttattttcataagaCCGTGACCGGAATTGGCACCCCTCCGAATTACGTAACAGGGTTTTATCGCGTTGTTTACTAGTTATAAGTAAGTTGCCAAAATACGTAAGATTTTTCCTTATATCGAGCTTTTGTTGCTCAATACTTTACTCTaaataaacttatatttttCTAGAAACtctattacatattttaatgttGATGTTATATCGTAAAAGTCATGTTTAAAAACTAgtttaaaaagtaaattttagcCTTCATTAAAAACCTTCTGAATGGAGGACCTTTATATATCCAGTATATTATTGGTCAATTCATTGAAAAGATTTTGATTTTACAAACGTCTCTTTCTTTTCGACTAATATCGATCTTATTGTGAATAGATAGGTTAGCAAATTCAAGGTAacctataaataataaaacatttagcgTCCTTTTTAAAAGTTACCATTCctaattttattgaatataaatCCTATAATCATTGTtgtacatattattatggtgCAGAtgtatagacggtcaagcaaaccTATTCACTTAAAAAAGGAGgcatttgaaaaatgtaggggcgaaggTATATTGTtccatagattttttttttcattttgcacCTCTTTtcagtgacaagatttgcttgatcgtctaaggtacagcggggcaaatctcgactggggggcaaatgtaactggtccattttttccatgttttacaatgtctgcattattaacccctcgtatgtggcctgtcaattttgatcattgaaaaaatgagcttgacatttaaaacaatagattaaaattcccacgcacggatccgtgtctaagcatacGAAGGGTtaagtgtccaccggttacatatggtaggcgtgttcagtggatacatgtagaactcaacatcatagtgtaataatggaaaaaatggattagttacgattgccccccagtcgagatttgcgccgctgtaccttatacctaCTCTACTGTTAAGCTAAGGTTTACACTACgcttatataataaataaatgacacTATAATTTTGCCAGTTAAGGAGGATTTCCTGTTATGTAATATTACTTAGTATTCAGAAAGTATTTAAGCTTTAAACTCATTGATATCCTTTCAGTGGTACTTGAAATGAATTATtgtttttgatatttacatCATAGTCGAGTTCTGACGTGCCTTATAATAAGCAAAAtttgtgaaaattaaaaattctttTATAAATCATTTTAACCCCCTAAGCACTGCGTAGGGTTTTTATTAATTACCTgtattagggccacttgcaccaacgaaaatgaagggttaacccgagggttaacccaccattttccaTGGAACTTGACAGTtcacagcccactaaccctgaattaagttgttggtgcaagtgggccttacctgtttaaattattatattcaaatgttgccaattttaaaatttacttACGTTTTAAGaccttttatatttttagcaaaaaatatatcaatGTTATTAAACAAACCAAATCGTTATTAAATACGTATAAATATATctgtaaataaaacaataggCAGTAAAATTATATGTGTTTTGATCCTGTACCATGTCTCAAATTTTACATCTTTTTccgttaaaataaaacttattcttgtcttacattataaaataacatagtTATAGTTAAATAGATTATTACATGGTATAGTGCAATTTAGTATGTACCAACAGAGCAACACAAACAataatatctaaatatataaaagaagaaactgactgactgaccgactgacatatcaacgcacagccgaaaccgctggtcctagagattccaactttggcacgtaggttccttataaggtgtagaggagcactaagaaaggattttacaaaattcacctcctaaggggatgaaatgggggtccaacaTTTGTATGGGACAATAAGATGAGATTAGTACGccggcgaagccgcgggaaaaagctagtaacttATAAGTATACATACCTAATACGAtctgcactcataattttagaactaaacggcacttagagccacttgcaccaacgaaaatggaaggttaacccaccattttatatgggatttgacagatgacagccactaaccctgagttaagtggttggtgcaagtgggccttaattgcgtaaacacttacctacatttatatTCTCTaaccgtgaccacgaacataacgtgatgttcgaaacgtcgggccaaatatttggccaagtgtttacgcgattaagttctGTTTAGTTCTAAAATGATGTTATGACATAACTATTATGTCCTCCTTTTTTAATTAGCAAACTTTAATGAAGGACAAGCAAAAAAAGAAAGGATCTGTTACTACCCTTTAAGGTTCCGTTCCGTGTTATCTAATCGCTCTAGCTGTCCTTCATATTCAATTATTCATACTACCTACTTAAAGGTATGAATTTCTTCTTCCTACTCTAAAGGATCCGAATAATTAATATCTGGAGTAA
Above is a window of Leguminivora glycinivorella isolate SPB_JAAS2020 chromosome 19, LegGlyc_1.1, whole genome shotgun sequence DNA encoding:
- the LOC125236675 gene encoding clavesin-1-like, encoding MAATKYSHPFMQGLKSLPTEYEEEIQQIREWVKSQPHLPYISDEYIVLFLHSNYYKVKETKETIECYFTHRTNTPDLFSNRDPLAPRNQQILDIAHMIGLPNKTSEGYHVLLYRLSDFDYSKLNFADAVRVFCMFNDVKLSEDRLSDGYIVIFDMKGCSLGHLTRVTLPALRAFMVYIQTAHPCRLKKIHVVHTVSFINQVMCLVKPLIHSNLLNLLNFCSEGPAAVVDKELLPEDYGGPLPPVKDFHAEQRKNMEETYRDWLIETEMFKVDEKKRIKKPSKGLFASLTSSFKSLDID